CCCAATTCTATTTTCACCTGAATACAGCTTACGCCATCTTAAGGGCACAAAAGGTTGAGCTTGGAAAGGCAGACTATGTACAGCACATTTTTTCATATCGGAAAGCTGAATTTATGTCGGAAAACTAAGTTTGCTGTATTCCATAGTTTTCTCTAATAGTATTAAAGGTTAATGCAAAGGATAATTAATCTCCTTAGCCATCCCCCACATTTTGTAGTCTGTTGGCATTTCGGAAAGATAATTTAGTGTACGGTAGATCATGCTTTTTTCCATTTGATCTACCCCAAGGGACTTGCTCCACCCCTCTGCAGCCAGACGATAGCTCATAACGATTAAAAGAAATTTTTGCTCGTTGGATAAGCCAGTACCATGCCCGTTAATTAGCAAGTGCATTGAAACAAGGTCATAATCCAAATCAAATTTTGACTCATTTACTTGTATATGTATTTGCGCAGATCGCCCGGACACAGAGGTACCGCGGGCAACTATCTGCATCTCATCAAGAAAGAATGACACATAGGCATTATTCGCTTTCGAGTTATTCACATAGCGCCCTCTTAGAGCTAACTCCCTGATCTGCCTTCTGGAGATTTCACCCTTTAGCCAGAGGTCTGTCATTTTTGCGAGTGGACTGTAATTCTCCTGTACGGTCACAGAGTCTTCTGACAGGGCAGGCAACGAAATAAAAAGCGCGACAACCCAAATGCAGATCCTTCTTCCAGCCATTGTTACTACCACTCAAAGTAAAGGCCTTGCCGCTTAGTCGATAAGATCAGATATCGCTAATGAGAAGTATAATCATGGATTCTTATACGAGCATTCCTCCGGGGGGCAGTTACACTTATCTACCGGTTCATCCATCGGGGGGATGAACTTCACAGCAACCAGCTCTTTTTCTGCCCGCCTTCTCTCTTTGTGTCTCTGCAATGACTCCCTCGTGGATATATGCAGTCCTCCAGAGAGGAAATAGCCCATGGTCAACTCCATCACCTTGAAAACCTTGGGCAACTACGCTGAAAAGAGTACCTGTCCTTAACTATCGTCGATAGCTTCCCGGCGGCGAGGTAAGATCTGCCGGTATTATCATCAAGGTGACTGTTACCAGCTACAAAGTCCCTTCAGTCCATTTTCTATGCTGATGAATAGACGGAAGGAAAAGAGATCAGTTGCAGTGTACGCCCAACCTTTGTCGAACACAGGATCCCTGTTGTATGATTCGCCAGTAATGAACAACACTCCATCCACATTCCGCGCCAAGCTGATAGCAATGGCGGCCCTGCTCTTGCTGATGTTCCAAGTACAGACCGTGCTTGCCTGTGAAATGATGGATAGCCCGGAGCCCGCAGCAGAGTGTTGCTGTGACCATCTGGCCAAAGGCTCACAGCCTGATGAAGACTGTTGTGAGTATGATACCCAGGTATCCCTGAAAACCTCGCTGGATGACCATGAAGTCGCACTCACTGCCGCCTTCATGAACCTTGAATTACCGCAGTTGGCTCCACCACCCTCATACCAGTGGCCCCCAATCCTGGGCCCACCGACAGTTTCTGCTGGCTTAAGATCTCCCCCTTCCCACTCCTCTCCAGGTAATCGCACCTGGCTAACTACCCTGCGCCTGCGTATTTGATCACTCCCTCTCTCTGATTTGCGAAATTTCCCGCAGCTTCCCTATTGCTGGCGGGCTTCAGAAAGATTGTTCCAGGAGTGAACCCTTTGATTTTCCAACAAGCCATTGCTGCCTGTGGTAGCAAAGTAATGGACGGCGCCTGCGGTGCCCAAATGCCCACCACTTCTCTACTTGGAGGTGGGCTATGAGTCGCTCAAGAACGCTAGGCTACGTTGCCTTCGCTCTAGTATTGGCCGCAGCAGGCGCCGCTTTCTACTGGAAAAAGACCGCGGGGCAGGCCGTTGCCGACAATGCTGAATTTATCCATGCCGGCCCCTTCCAGATCGCCGTTTCCCTGGACCCAATACAACCTCGCGCAGGTAAAAACCTGATTCGCATTGAAGTGCGAGATATGGAAAACCAGCCAGTTACTGATGCCGAAGTGCGCGCTGTGGCAGAGATGCCGGCGATGGGAGCCATGCCGGCAATGCGCGCCCAGGCGGACATCAGCGAAACCAGCCCTGGTGTTTTCCAAGGAGAGATTGAGCTCGCTATGGTGGGCACATGGCCCATGGTTGTTGACGTAGCCACTGGCCACGATCGTCATGTAGACCTGGCCTTCGATATGAGCACTAATCGCAAAGGGTTGCGTTTTAAGTCAGCACCGGAGGCATCTGATACCGCCTACTACACCTGTGCTATGCATCCCTCAGTGCGGGCAGCGGAGGCAGGCACATGTCCTATCTGTGGGATGGATCTGCAACCGGTAAGCCATGATGAACTGCGAAGTGGCAGCATTGTGGTGGATAGTGGACGCCGCCAGGCCATCGGCATCAAAACGGGTACCGTGGAAAGACAACCTTTCGTCCTGCCCATTCACTTGCACGGCCAGGTGACTTATGACGAAACTCGCTTGCGGGATATCAGTTTGCGCTTTGATGGCTGGATCGGTGAGCTGGATGCGGACTTTGAGGGCAAGCAGGTAAAGCGAGGGGAGGTATTATTTTCTGTTTACAGTCCCGAATTGCTAGCCGTTCAGGATGAGTACCTGAAGGCACGCCGCCGCGGTGATTCCCTGGAAAAAGCGGCGCGCAGACGCCTGCTCTTATGGGGGCTGTCTGAAGAGCAGATCGACTGGCTGGTAGAGCAACAAAAAGCCCAGGATTATATTCCCATTTTTGCCCCCGCCAGTGGGGTGATCATTGAGAAGAATATCGTCGCCGGCTCAGCCTTCGAAAAAGGCGACAACCTGTTGCGTATCGCCGACCTCAGCCATGTCTGGATTGAAGCTCACGCCTATGAGGACCAGTTGCCGCTGATTCACAAGGGCATGCCGGCTAAAGTACGCCTGACCAATGTCTACCATGAGGAAATCCCAGCTACCCTCACCCAGATCGATCCCTTCCTCAACCACAGTAACCGAAGCGCTCGCCTGCGCGTCACCCTGCCAAATACTAATGGCGAACTTCGTCCCGGTCTGTTTGCTGACATTATGTTGAGTGCTGAATTAGGCAATCTTTTGGTCGTTCCACGGGATTCTGTACTCATTTCCGGCAAAAAGCGCATCGTATTCCGCGACTTGGGCCAGGGTCGCCTGGAGCCAGTTCAGGTGCGTACCGGCTACGGTGACAGCGAGCGGATCGTTATTCGCTCCGGGCTGCAGGCCGGTGACAAGATTGTCACTTCCGGTGTCTTTCTGATTGCGGCGGAAAGCCGCCTGAAGTCGGGGGTACAACAGTGGTAAATAGCGAACCCAAAGGGCTGATTGCCCGAGTCATCGGGCTCTGTGCCGGCAAGCCGGGAGTCACTTTAATTCTTGTGGCGATTGCTGCCCTGGCTGGATATCGTGCCCTCACCAGTGTTCCCCTGGACGCCATTCCGGACCTGTCCGATGCCCAGGTCATTGTAATGACAGACTGGCCCGGCCGCAGTCCAGACCTGGTGGAAGACCAAATCACCTATCCGCTTTCCACCGCCATGTTAGGACTGCCCAAGGTCAAATATGTGCGGGGCCAGAGCTTTTTCGGGCTCAGCTTTGTTTACGCCATTTTTGAGGACGGCACCGATATTTATTGGGCTCGTTCACGGGTGCTCGAATACCTCAACCAGGTGGCCGAGCAGCTCCCGGAAGATGTGCAGCCCACACTGGGCCCGGATGCCACCGGGGTCGGCTGGGTATTCCAGTACGCGCTGGTGGACCGCAGTGGTAAGCACGATTTACAAGAACTGAGGGCACTACAGGATTTCAAACTGCGTTACTGGCTCACCTCTGTAGAGGGCGTAGCCGAGGTGGCCTCCATCGGCGGTTACGAGAAGGAATACCAGGTTCAAATTGATCCCCACCGCCTGGGAATGTTTAAGGTTCCTTTGGGCAAAGTGGTTGAAGCAATTCGCCGCAGTAACAACGATACCGGTGGGCGTGTACTGGAGATCGCCGGTCACGAACATATGGTCCGCGGCCGCGGATATATTCGTAGCGTTGAGGATCTCGAAGAAGTAGTGATCGGAGTAAACGCGGCAAAAATTCCTGTAACTCTGGATCAGGTTGCTGACATTACGTTGGGACCAGCGATGCAACGCGGTATCGCCGAGCTGGATGGTGAGGGCCAGACCGTCGGTGGTATCGTGATAATGCGCTACGGTGAAAATGCTCTCAAAGTGATCGAAAGAGTTAAACAGCGTATCGAACAAGTTCGTGCCGGATTACCCGAAGGGGTTGAGCTGGTAGTGACTTATGACCGCTCCCAGCTGATTAACAGTGCTATCGATAATCTTAAAAGCACTTTGATCGAAGAGATGCTGGTGGTTGCTGCAGTAATCGCCCTCTTCCTGCTACATGCCCGTTCAGCACTGGTAGCAGTGATCACCCTGCCTATTGCCGTGCTACTGGCTTTTATCCCGCTTTCTCTGCAGGGGCTAACCGCCAATATTATGTCGTTAGGGGGGATTGCCGTCGCCATCGGCGCAATGGTGGATGCCGCTGTGGTAATGGTGGATAACATCCACAAAAAGCTCGCGGCTAGTGGCAATAAGGAACTGTCCTCAGGAGATCGCAGAAAGCTCATTATTCAAGCGATGCAGGAAGTTGGGCCAAGTATTTTCTTCTCCCTGATTATTATCACCGTATCGTTCCTGCCAGTATTCGCCCTGGAAGCGACCGAAGGGCGGCTGTTCAAGCCCCTCGCCTACACCAAAACTTACAGCATGGCCTTCGCCGCACTGCTGGCAATCACACTGATTCCAGCACTGGCAGTGCTGTTAATGCGCGGTAAAATCCGCACTAAAGAAAATCCGGTTTCGCGTATTTTGATCAATACGCTTCAGCCGCTGATCCATTTCTGCGTGCGGCAACGTAAAGTAGTGGCCGCCCTCGCGGTAATCGCCCTGGTCTCAGTAGTCTACCCGGTAAGTAAATTGGGCGGTGAATTTATGCCGCCGCTCAATGAAGGCAGCATCTTGTATATGCCCACTGCCCTGCCCGGTATGTCTGTAACTGAAGCGGGTAAAGTACTCCAGCAAATGGACGCGGAACTGAAAACCTTCCCCGAAGTGGAGCGGGTATTCGGCAAAATCGGCCGCTCCAATAGTGCTACCGATCCGGCACCACTCTCCATGGTAGAGACGGTTATCACCCTGAAACCCAAAAGCGAATGGCGGCCAGGAATGACCTGGGATAACCTGCTGACGGAAATGGATGAAAAGCTGCGCTACCCCGGTATGCCGAATATCTGGTGGATGCCGATCCAAACGCGCACAGAAATGCTTGCAACAGGCATTCGTAGCCAGCTGGGCATCAAGGTGTTTGGTGATAACCTGAAGGAAATCGAACAGACAGCCTTAGCCATCGAAGAAGCCCTGCGCAGCGACCGGCGCACTGCAGAAGAAACCCGCAGTGTTTTCGCCGAGCGTCTAACTGGGGGCTACTTTTTAGACTTTGATATCGATCGCGCACGTGCCTCCCGCCATGGTTTGAACGTGCAGGATATTGAGGACGTGATTGCCGCAGCTGCCGGTGGCCTGGCCGCAACCCAGACAATTGAGGGCCGTGAGCGTTACGACGTATTAGTGCGCTACGCCCGCGATTATCGGGATACCCCGGAGCAACTAGAGCAAATATTGGTACCGGCTTCAGACGGTTCCCAGGTACCCCTGAACCAGCTGGCTGACCTCGGCTTCCGCACCGGCCCACCTATGATTCGCAATGAAGACGGGCAATTAGTAGGCCTGGTGTTTGTCGACCTGAAAGGCGATGTTGGCGTTGCGGACTATGTAAACCGCGCGAAACAGGTTGTAGCTGATCAGGTAAACCTGGTACCAGGGCAGCGCTTAGCCTGGGCCGGCCAGTATCAATACCTGGAACGCGCCAAATCCCGCCTGCAATGGTTAGTGCCACTGACCTTTCTTGCCGTGTGCTTCCTGCTTTACCTGCACCGCGGAAGGCTGTCCGATACCCTGTTTGTGCTCACCGCCATGCCAATGGCTTTAATCGGTGCCTTCTGGCTGCTGTATTTACTCGACTACAAACTAAGCGTCGCCGTATGGGTCGGCATGATCGCTATGGCAGGGCTTGCCGCAGAGATGGGGCTACTGATGCTGCACTATTTATCTGCAACCGGAGATAACAAGTTACAGCAAGGTGCTTCTGCCACTAACACAGTGGCTCAAGCCGCAGCTGGGCGTATACGGCCAATGTTGATGACCAGCCTTACCCTGCTCATCTCGCTGATTCCCGTGATGATTTCCGATGGCACCGGTGCGGATGTAATGAAACGCATTGCTGCACCGATGGTGGGTGGCACTATTACGACACTGTTATTTGTGCTGCTGGTGATGCCTGGGGTGTTTTATCAGTGGAAGGCTCACAAAGGAAAATAAGTTTCATTGACAAGGTGGATCTTTTTGATCAGCCGCTCTGTACCACCACCCTGAGTAATCATAATGGTGGTGGTACCGCGAGAACACCAGTGCCCGCAAAGGACTGGGCTTAAAGCCTGTACCACTACTACCCTAGTGGTACAGAGACTTTAAAACAGGTATAACTCTGATTGGCGACGAGGTGCATTGCTAGGTTTTCTGACAACTTAGTCCAGGAACTTTGTCTATGAACTTTCTTATTCAGTGCATACACTGGTTATCGCTTCTCGGTTGCTTTTATCTGTGCCTGCGACTATTTCGAGATCTGGCAGATCTCAGCCAGTGGATTGTGCAAACTCCACGAAAAGCGACAATGTGGACCTTCTACCGGAGACACAAAATTGCTATTGCTGCCGGGCTATTGTGGTTGGTATCAGCACTGACGTTATGGCTTGCTGGCGCTGGCTCTGTTGTAATTTTCTGGATTATCACGGCCCTGTCTGCCCTCGCTTTCTACTCCGGGTATATCAATCCCTCTATTATGATGCGTGCACAACAATACAATGCGCGCTACTACTCCATAGCCGAAGCCCGAGAGACCCTATCCCCTGATACCAGTCTTATCGTAATTGATGCCCACGGTGAGGCCAGAGGTCATCCCGATGATCATATACTTCGGCCACACGTTGCCGGTACGAAAGAGGGGCTGGCCGGAGAGAACGTAGTAATGACATATTGTGGCTTGACCAATATGGGGATCGCCTACACGCCCGAGATTAATGGCGAAGCTCTGGATCTAGGTGTTATGACCCAGATCGAGAACAATTTGGTGATGTGGGATAAAAAAACCGGGCAGCCAATACAGCAGTTTTGGGGTACCCGTGAAGATGCAGGCCCCAGTGGGCCAAAGATGCCTGAGTGGCCCAGCTACCGGATGCCACTGTGGGCTTTTGAAAAAGCCTTCCCCAATGGAAAGGTATTTCTGAACCCGATCCCGAGTTTTAAAGATAATCCGGTTTTAGCCATCTATGACCGCCTAATGCATATGATCTTCACTCACGGCATCTCAGACCAAGCCAAAAAAGATGAACCCACGTTCCCAACCATAAAAAAATTCGACAATCGGTTGCCGAATAAAACCAAGATTTACGGTGTTAACATCGGCGATGACTATGTAGCTTATACGGAAGATTTTATTAAGGCTCACGATGGGTTATTAAACGTACAAATTGGTAACCGAGATATTGTCATCGCTTACCATTCAGACCTTGATAGTGTTGGTACATATTATAATGACAGCGGTAGTCCAATCAGCAAGGTCCAGTTCGGCGGCGAGAGTAATGTTGGGAAGTTAGCTCGTGTTGAAACGATGAAATCTGAAGCTTACTGGGTTGTCTGGCAAAACTTCTTTCCACAAACAGATGTAAATCGTCCCCCCTTGAATTGAAGCGCTTTTCAAGCATGGGTTAATCCCAAACTTTGAATCTTATTATTTTCCAAGCTTATTAATAAGGAATTTAGCACGCCCTACTGTTTCAACTAATTTATTGGGTACAGCATTGTCTTCCCAGTCCTGCATAAAAACCACAGACATTCCACTATTGAGATCACTAAACCCATATTGCCCATAGGAGCCCGCTGTGTAGATGACATTATATTCAGGCAAATACCAGGCTTGAGAACCATATGCCACAGGAGTCCCCAGTGCATTGGCAAGCGACTTACCACTTTCTGATTTTCCAAGAAGGTCTTTGTCAAGATTCTTTACTGAATCATAGAAGCTCTTTGGAGCCTTGCCCTGGGCGATCCACTGATGGAAAAGTGCATAGTCGCGCAGGGTGGTGCTGATACCATAGGAAGGGCTAGCGGTTCCATCAACCGTTAAGGCAATAGAACCAGAACTATTTGCTCCAAAGTCATTAAAGAGATCCGAAAGAAGCTTGTTGAATGGGTGCCCTGAAACTTCTTCTGCTAGTATGGCCAGTAAATCGGTATTTTTATCATTGTAAGTATATACCTCACCCGGTTTATTCTGGACTTTAGCGTTCCTGATAGCATTACGATGTCCCGTTGGTTTGCCTGGCTTTAGTCCTTGTTCGATCTCAAATAAGAAGGCTTCACCTCCGGGCACATGATAATCCGTAGCGGGCAGCAGGCCGGAGGTCATATCAAGTACTTCTTGGACTTTGGCTTTGCCAATTTTTGAACCGACAAAATCAGGTAGATAGCTTTCAATCGACTGATTAGGGTCGATCTTACCTTCATCAATCAGCTTTGAAATAATGATCCCTGCGTAAGTTTTAGAAGAAGACTGCAAAAGCTGAGTTTGATTGTGATCTAGCCCATTATCATAAAACTCTCCAATAATTTGGTTACCCTTCATAACCAGGAAACCTTTGGTTTGAGTCGCAGTTAGTGACTCAACGAAAGACCATCCCTTACGAATATCCAAACTTATATTAAAGGGCTCTTTAACGACTTCCAGCTTGGCTGGTTTTTCTGCCTCCATGATATGTACTGTACCGAAAATGCCATACTCATCCCAATGCATGGACGTATATCTATAGTAAGGCCAACTTTGCATATTATTCTGATTGATTTCAGAAAGATCGAACGGACGATAAAAATCATTGAGTGTTACCTCGGTCTTGGCAAATGAGAGAGAAACATTACCCACTACCAAGATCAAAGCTGCACTCCAGGCCATAAAATATATTCCACTGCGCCTTCTTGATTTTAGATTTTTTGGCATAGAGATATTTCCAATTTTGTTTAAGTAAATACAGTTTCGAGAACTACAGCTACTGCAATTACTGTGAATTTCCTATATGTTTGTTCAAGCACAATAAAACTGTTCTGTATAGGGTGCAGACCAAAGAAAT
This DNA window, taken from Microbulbifer sp. GL-2, encodes the following:
- a CDS encoding efflux RND transporter periplasmic adaptor subunit, which translates into the protein MSRSRTLGYVAFALVLAAAGAAFYWKKTAGQAVADNAEFIHAGPFQIAVSLDPIQPRAGKNLIRIEVRDMENQPVTDAEVRAVAEMPAMGAMPAMRAQADISETSPGVFQGEIELAMVGTWPMVVDVATGHDRHVDLAFDMSTNRKGLRFKSAPEASDTAYYTCAMHPSVRAAEAGTCPICGMDLQPVSHDELRSGSIVVDSGRRQAIGIKTGTVERQPFVLPIHLHGQVTYDETRLRDISLRFDGWIGELDADFEGKQVKRGEVLFSVYSPELLAVQDEYLKARRRGDSLEKAARRRLLLWGLSEEQIDWLVEQQKAQDYIPIFAPASGVIIEKNIVAGSAFEKGDNLLRIADLSHVWIEAHAYEDQLPLIHKGMPAKVRLTNVYHEEIPATLTQIDPFLNHSNRSARLRVTLPNTNGELRPGLFADIMLSAELGNLLVVPRDSVLISGKKRIVFRDLGQGRLEPVQVRTGYGDSERIVIRSGLQAGDKIVTSGVFLIAAESRLKSGVQQW
- a CDS encoding efflux RND transporter permease subunit — encoded protein: MVNSEPKGLIARVIGLCAGKPGVTLILVAIAALAGYRALTSVPLDAIPDLSDAQVIVMTDWPGRSPDLVEDQITYPLSTAMLGLPKVKYVRGQSFFGLSFVYAIFEDGTDIYWARSRVLEYLNQVAEQLPEDVQPTLGPDATGVGWVFQYALVDRSGKHDLQELRALQDFKLRYWLTSVEGVAEVASIGGYEKEYQVQIDPHRLGMFKVPLGKVVEAIRRSNNDTGGRVLEIAGHEHMVRGRGYIRSVEDLEEVVIGVNAAKIPVTLDQVADITLGPAMQRGIAELDGEGQTVGGIVIMRYGENALKVIERVKQRIEQVRAGLPEGVELVVTYDRSQLINSAIDNLKSTLIEEMLVVAAVIALFLLHARSALVAVITLPIAVLLAFIPLSLQGLTANIMSLGGIAVAIGAMVDAAVVMVDNIHKKLAASGNKELSSGDRRKLIIQAMQEVGPSIFFSLIIITVSFLPVFALEATEGRLFKPLAYTKTYSMAFAALLAITLIPALAVLLMRGKIRTKENPVSRILINTLQPLIHFCVRQRKVVAALAVIALVSVVYPVSKLGGEFMPPLNEGSILYMPTALPGMSVTEAGKVLQQMDAELKTFPEVERVFGKIGRSNSATDPAPLSMVETVITLKPKSEWRPGMTWDNLLTEMDEKLRYPGMPNIWWMPIQTRTEMLATGIRSQLGIKVFGDNLKEIEQTALAIEEALRSDRRTAEETRSVFAERLTGGYFLDFDIDRARASRHGLNVQDIEDVIAAAAGGLAATQTIEGRERYDVLVRYARDYRDTPEQLEQILVPASDGSQVPLNQLADLGFRTGPPMIRNEDGQLVGLVFVDLKGDVGVADYVNRAKQVVADQVNLVPGQRLAWAGQYQYLERAKSRLQWLVPLTFLAVCFLLYLHRGRLSDTLFVLTAMPMALIGAFWLLYLLDYKLSVAVWVGMIAMAGLAAEMGLLMLHYLSATGDNKLQQGASATNTVAQAAAGRIRPMLMTSLTLLISLIPVMISDGTGADVMKRIAAPMVGGTITTLLFVLLVMPGVFYQWKAHKGK
- a CDS encoding DUF3179 domain-containing (seleno)protein, yielding MNFLIQCIHWLSLLGCFYLCLRLFRDLADLSQWIVQTPRKATMWTFYRRHKIAIAAGLLWLVSALTLWLAGAGSVVIFWIITALSALAFYSGYINPSIMMRAQQYNARYYSIAEARETLSPDTSLIVIDAHGEARGHPDDHILRPHVAGTKEGLAGENVVMTYCGLTNMGIAYTPEINGEALDLGVMTQIENNLVMWDKKTGQPIQQFWGTREDAGPSGPKMPEWPSYRMPLWAFEKAFPNGKVFLNPIPSFKDNPVLAIYDRLMHMIFTHGISDQAKKDEPTFPTIKKFDNRLPNKTKIYGVNIGDDYVAYTEDFIKAHDGLLNVQIGNRDIVIAYHSDLDSVGTYYNDSGSPISKVQFGGESNVGKLARVETMKSEAYWVVWQNFFPQTDVNRPPLN
- a CDS encoding serine hydrolase, whose product is MAWSAALILVVGNVSLSFAKTEVTLNDFYRPFDLSEINQNNMQSWPYYRYTSMHWDEYGIFGTVHIMEAEKPAKLEVVKEPFNISLDIRKGWSFVESLTATQTKGFLVMKGNQIIGEFYDNGLDHNQTQLLQSSSKTYAGIIISKLIDEGKIDPNQSIESYLPDFVGSKIGKAKVQEVLDMTSGLLPATDYHVPGGEAFLFEIEQGLKPGKPTGHRNAIRNAKVQNKPGEVYTYNDKNTDLLAILAEEVSGHPFNKLLSDLFNDFGANSSGSIALTVDGTASPSYGISTTLRDYALFHQWIAQGKAPKSFYDSVKNLDKDLLGKSESGKSLANALGTPVAYGSQAWYLPEYNVIYTAGSYGQYGFSDLNSGMSVVFMQDWEDNAVPNKLVETVGRAKFLINKLGK